The following are encoded together in the Thunnus albacares chromosome 7, fThuAlb1.1, whole genome shotgun sequence genome:
- the szl gene encoding sizzled: MAQVIITVALLAMACPLMAFDMGQSTRCVTIPNKMKVCKDVGYSEMRLPNFLGHSNLEGEVVPRSEDWRPLLQTGCHPQAQAFLCSLIAPVCLDTFIQPCRSLCVAVRDSCAPVLACQGHPWPEALDCDRFPAEEDMCLSPLAKFSHFAKDLPKPACQNCPSVEEAPAMKTVLDAFCQHDFAVTAKLHRRRLPMGEPEFEVEGRVEFIRQGPLLPYDTQHLLQQWLLINLRCANALVRPGRAQLYVLTGSVQPDGTLALTRLFPWHKKDANIAVATRKWKHHRC, encoded by the exons ATGGCTCAAGTGATCATCACTGTGGCTCTCCTGGCTATGGCATGTCCTTTGATGGCGTTTGACATGGGTCAATCCACCCGTTGCGTCACAATCCCTAACAAGATGAAGGTGTGCAAAGATGTCGGATATTCTGAGATGCGGCTGCCCAACTTTTTGGGCCACAGTAACCTGGAAGGTGAGGTGGTGCCACGCTCGGAGGACTGGAGACCCTTGTTGCAGACAGGCTGCCACCCCCAGGCCCAGGCCTTCCTCTGCTCCCTCATTGCTCCTGTCTGTCTTGACAC TTTTATCCAGCCCTGCCGTAGTCTGTGTGTGGCAGTCAGGGACAGCTGTGCCCCGGTGCTCGCCTGCCAGGGTCACCCATGGCCTGAGGCACTTGACTGTGACCGCTTCCCTGCCGAGGAAGACATGTGCCTTTCTCCCCTTGCAAAATTCAGCCACTTTGCCAAAG ACTTGCCCAAACCGGCCTGCCAAAACTGTCCTTCTGTGGAAGAGGCTCCTGCAATGAAAACAGTCCTGGATGCTTTTTGCCAGCATGACTTTG CTGTGACTGCCAAACTTCATCGTCGTCGCCTACCCATGGGAGAGCCAGAATTTGAGGTAGAGGGCCGGGTTGAATTTATCCGCCAGGGGCCTCTGCTGCCTTATGACACCCAGCACCTCCTCCAACAGTGGCTCCTCATCAACCTTCGCTGTGCTAATGCCCTTGTGCGCCCCGGACGAGCACAGCTTTATGTACTAACTGGCTCTGTGCAGCCTGACGGCACCCTTGCTCTCACCCGACTCTTCCCTTGGCACAAAAAGGATGCAAACATTGCTGTGGCCACTCGCAAGTGGAAACATCATAGATGTTGA